The Halalkalicoccus tibetensis genome contains the following window.
GCCGACGGCCAAGGACGACCCGGTGAGCCAGACCGCCGAACCGGTCTACCGGACCGCCGACTGGCATGAGCGGGAGGCCTTCGACCTGGTGGGCATCGAGTACGAGGGCCACCCCGATCCGCGGCGGATCCTGCTGCCCGAGACCTGGCAGGGCCACCCGCTGGCGCTCGATTACGACCAGGACCGCCCGCAGATCGTCACGCTCGCCGAGCACGAGAACCCGATCGCCGACGACCACTACGACGAGGACACGGACACGATGTTCCTCAACATCGGTCCCCACCACCCGGCGACCCACGGCGTGCTCCACCTGAAGACGGTGCTCGACGGCGAGCAGGTCGTCGACGTCGATCCGGACGTCGGCTACCTCCACCGGTGTGAGGAGCAGATGGCCCAGAACGGGACCTACCGCCACCAGATCATGCCGTACCCCGATCGGTGGGACTACTCCTCACAGCCCACGAACGAGTACGCCTACGCCCGGACCATCGAGGACATGGCGGACATCGAGGTCCCGGAGTACGCCCAGATCCTCCGGACGATGTCGGCGGAGTTCGGCCGGATGATGGGCCACTTCCTCGCACTCGGGACGTTCTGTCTCGACATCTACGGGGACTTCACGGCGATCTTCATGTACGCAATCCGTGACCGCGAGAAGGTCCAGGACATTCTCGAGGACCTGACCGGCCAGCGGATGATGCTCAACTACTTCCGCGTCGGTGGGGTCGTCTGGGACGTCCCCGAGCCCCGCGAGGAGTTCTTCGAGAAGATCCGCGACTTCCTCGACGAGCTGCCGGTTGCGACCCAGGAGTACCACGACCTGATCACCTCCAACGAGATCTTCCAGAAACGGACGGTCGACACGGGCGTGCTCGACCGCGAGACCGCGAAGCAGTACGGGGTCACGGGGCCCGTCGCCCGCGGGTCGGGCATCGACTACGACCTCCGGCGCGACGACCCCTACGGCTACTACCCCGAACTCGACTGGAACGTCGTCACGGAGGAGGCCGGCGACAACTACTCACGCCTGCTCGTTCGCATGCGCGAGGTCGAGGAGTCGGCCCGGATCATCGAGCAGTGTGTCGACCTGCTCGAGAGCTGGCCCGAGGACGACCGGCAGGTCCAGGCCAACGTCCCCCGGACGCTGCGACCGGACCCCGACGCCGAGATCTACCGTGCCGTCGAGGGCGCGAAGGGCGAGGTCGGGATCTACATGCGCTCGGACGGCACCGACAAGCCCGCCCGGTTCAAGATCCGCAGCCCGTGTTTCCACAACCTCCACGCGCTGCCGGAGATGGCCGAGGGCGAGTACGTCGCCGACCTGGTCGCCTCGCTCGGCAGCCTCGACATCATCCTCGGGGAGGTGGATCGCTGAATGGTCGGTTTGTTGCCGCTGCAGGACGTGGTGCTGCCCGACCGTATCGCCGACCTCACCGGGCTCGATCAGTTCGGGGTCTTCGGCGAGTTCATCGCCGCGCTCCTCGCGGCATTCGTCATCGCCAACCTGATGCTCGCGATGAGCGGCGTCGCCGGGCCGTGGGCGAAACGGAAGATCACCGCCGCCTTCACCGACCGGATCGCGGTCAACCGACACGGACCGGCCGGGATCCTGATCATCCCCGCGGCCTCGGTCCAACTGCTCGCGAAGGAGCTGATCATCCCCGACGGCGCCGACCGACCGGCCTACGACCTCGCGCCGCTGATCATCGCCTCCTCGGCGATGCTTGGCTTCGCGGTAATTCCGATGGGCAACGGCATCCATCTGGCCGACCCCGAGACGGGGCTGGTTCTCGTCTTCGCGATCGCCTCGATCGCCTCGCTCGGCCTGACGACCGCGGGCTACGCCTCGAACAACAAGTACTCGATGCTCGGCGGGCTGCGCGCGGTCGCCCAGAACATCGCCTACGAGATCCCGCTGATCGTCACCGCGGCGTCGGTCGTGATCTTCGCGGGGACGCTCCAGATGAGCGAGATCGTCGCCGCGCAGGCCCAGCCGCTCGCGACGGTCGCGGGCGTCGGGATCCCCTCGTGGTACGCGTTCGTCAATCCGTTCGCGTTCGTGCTGTTCATGGTCGCGAACATGGCCGAAGTGGGTCGTAACCCCTTCGACGTGCCCGAGGCACCGACCGAGATCATCGCCGGCTACCAGACCGAGTACTCGAGCGTCTACTTCGTGCTGATCTACCTCGGGGAGTTCCTGCACATCTTCCTGGGGGCGGCGATCGTCACGACGCTGTTCCTCGGCGGGCCCGCGGGGCCCGTGCTGCCGGGGATCGTCTGGTTCATCATCAAGATCTGGGCGATCTTCCTGTTCACCCAGTGGGCGCGCTCGGCGCTGCCCCGGGTTCGGATCGATCAGCTGATCGAGATCGGTTGGAAGGGCATGCTCGTGCTCTCCTTCGCCAACCTGGTTCTCACGGCCATCATCGTGGGGGTGTTCATCGCATGATCGGACTAATGAAATCGATGGCAACGACGATGAAGCACGCGCTCGACGGCAACACGTTCACCGTCGAGTACCCCGAAACCGCGCCCGAAGTGAGCCCCCGGTTCAGGGGGATCCACAAGTTCAGCCAGGAACGCTGTATCTGGTGTCGTCAGTGTGAGAACGTCTGTCCGAACGACACCATCCAGATCGTGATGGACGAACAGCGAAACGGCGAGCAGTACAACCTCCACATCGGCCAGTGCATCTACTGCCGGCTGTGCGAGGAGGTCTGTCCCGTCGACGCGATCCTGCTGACCCAGAACTTCGAGTTCACGGGCGATACGAAGGACGACCTGGTCTACAACAAGGAACAGCTCGGGAACGTCCCGTGGTACAAGGACATCGACCCCCTCGAGTCCCGGGAGCCCGACCGCGGCGCGTGGATCGGCGAGGGCGAGGGCGAGGTCGACTACCAGTAGCTACCCGCGGTAGCGGTTCGTTTTCATCCCCGAACAGCGACAGTACTGAACCGAAAATTCGCGTGCCGCCGCGTTCATCTCGAAATCTTCAAAGGGCGTGCGCCTGAGTGATGAGATAATGGTATTAGAAACAGCGGCGTTCGCGCTGTTTGCGGGGGTGACTCTCGCGAGCAGCCTCGGCGTCGTCCTCGTCAGGGACGTCTGGCACGCGGCGCTCCTGCTCGGGGTGGCACTCCTGAGCGTCGCGATCCACTACGTGACGCTGCAGGCCGAGTTCCTCGCGGCGGTGCAGATCCTCGTCTACGTCGGCGGGGTGCTCATCCTGATCACGTTCGCCGTGATGCTGACGCACGACGAGACCCAGGAGGCCGACCGGGGCGCACAGGGCGTGG
Protein-coding sequences here:
- a CDS encoding NADH-quinone oxidoreductase subunit I, which gives rise to MIGLMKSMATTMKHALDGNTFTVEYPETAPEVSPRFRGIHKFSQERCIWCRQCENVCPNDTIQIVMDEQRNGEQYNLHIGQCIYCRLCEEVCPVDAILLTQNFEFTGDTKDDLVYNKEQLGNVPWYKDIDPLESREPDRGAWIGEGEGEVDYQ
- a CDS encoding complex I subunit 1 family protein; amino-acid sequence: MVGLLPLQDVVLPDRIADLTGLDQFGVFGEFIAALLAAFVIANLMLAMSGVAGPWAKRKITAAFTDRIAVNRHGPAGILIIPAASVQLLAKELIIPDGADRPAYDLAPLIIASSAMLGFAVIPMGNGIHLADPETGLVLVFAIASIASLGLTTAGYASNNKYSMLGGLRAVAQNIAYEIPLIVTAASVVIFAGTLQMSEIVAAQAQPLATVAGVGIPSWYAFVNPFAFVLFMVANMAEVGRNPFDVPEAPTEIIAGYQTEYSSVYFVLIYLGEFLHIFLGAAIVTTLFLGGPAGPVLPGIVWFIIKIWAIFLFTQWARSALPRVRIDQLIEIGWKGMLVLSFANLVLTAIIVGVFIA
- a CDS encoding NADH-quinone oxidoreductase subunit D, whose protein sequence is MSLEKPPRQRYATDESVDYDAIEELLGEHVLGRETHTDTEAFVIRPDEVQDVLFALRDEAGFDHLSLLVPQEYEDRYESIYYLTKYDDRTQEVGIVVPTAKDDPVSQTAEPVYRTADWHEREAFDLVGIEYEGHPDPRRILLPETWQGHPLALDYDQDRPQIVTLAEHENPIADDHYDEDTDTMFLNIGPHHPATHGVLHLKTVLDGEQVVDVDPDVGYLHRCEEQMAQNGTYRHQIMPYPDRWDYSSQPTNEYAYARTIEDMADIEVPEYAQILRTMSAEFGRMMGHFLALGTFCLDIYGDFTAIFMYAIRDREKVQDILEDLTGQRMMLNYFRVGGVVWDVPEPREEFFEKIRDFLDELPVATQEYHDLITSNEIFQKRTVDTGVLDRETAKQYGVTGPVARGSGIDYDLRRDDPYGYYPELDWNVVTEEAGDNYSRLLVRMREVEESARIIEQCVDLLESWPEDDRQVQANVPRTLRPDPDAEIYRAVEGAKGEVGIYMRSDGTDKPARFKIRSPCFHNLHALPEMAEGEYVADLVASLGSLDIILGEVDR
- a CDS encoding NADH-quinone oxidoreductase subunit J, giving the protein MVLETAAFALFAGVTLASSLGVVLVRDVWHAALLLGVALLSVAIHYVTLQAEFLAAVQILVYVGGVLILITFAVMLTHDETQEADRGAQGVGPTDTEASNAD